CGAAGGCTGATTTGGTCCGCATCAAGAATGCTGCTCAGGAAATCGCCGAATCCAAGCTCTTCATCGATGACACCGCGGGTATCTCCATCTCGGAGCTGCGAGCCAAAGCTCGACGCAAAAAGAAGGAAGAAGACATCCAGTGTATCGCGATTGACTACCTTCAGCTGATGAAGTCTACCTCCAAGCAGGCTCAGGGTTCACGTGAACGTGAGATTGCGGAAATTTCCGCGGGCCTCAAGGCCTTGGCTAAGGAGCTTGCCATTCCGGTTCTCGTTCTTGCCCAGCTTAACCGTGGTCCAGAAAACCGTGGTGGTTCCCCACGTATGTCTGACCTTCGTGAATCCGGTTCCATTGAGCAGGACGCCGATATGATTGGCCTGCTCTTCCGTACCGCCTACTACGCCGAGGATCAGGAGCAACGTGACGAGCAAGACGGCATCGCCGAACTCAACCTGGCCAAGAACCGTAACGGTCCTACCGGCTCCATCCCTCTCACCTTCATCAAGGAACTCATGCGCTTCGAAACCCGCGCCTTTGATGACAGCGTTCCTGAGTAAATTACATCTCTCCCGATGCCCCGTGAATTTAAAACTTCATGGGGCATTTTTGTTAGGTAATCATTTTTCTTGTCAAAGTCCCTAACTGCATGCATTCAAGAGTCATGTTCAAAACAATACAGCGCCTTCGACGTACTGCGCGTGCACATCGCACGGGCCGCTAAGCTGTATTTGAGTTTTTAAAGCTACTCTACTTCGCCGCCCTGCTGATGTTCACGCAGGGCTTTTTTTTGCCCACCCCGTTCTCTTGGAGAGAACACACGATCTAACAGATCACCTCTTTTAAAGATTTATATGATTACCAAACAAACACTCATCAATGCCGGTTGGGCGGACACAGCAGAACTCGATTCCGTTCACCAGCATGCTCTGGATCTGATCAACGAAAAGCAGATCACAGACGAAAAATACCTGCTAAAACTCCTGAAGAAGAAATTCCCGGATACTCATGGTGCTCTTACCATGAGAAGCTCCCCTGCGCCTCTCGCGATAGCCGTGGAGGCGGATTCCAAGGAGGCTGAGAAGAATTTGGCCAAAGCCATTTCCCAAATGACCGAGCTGCTCAAGTGTCCGGTCGTGAAAGCCGGTGCCCTCATGCCTGATGCATGCCCGTCAGGAAACGAAGCTGCTAGCTTTCCCGTGGGAGGAGCCATCGCTGTGGAGAACGCAATCATTCCGGCTGCGCATTCTTCGGATATCTGTTGTTCCCTGCATGCCAGCTTCTTCCATAGTTCTTTACCAGTACAAGAACTGATGGACCACCTCAGTCGGTCCACAAGGTTTGGTCCAGGTGGACGGGCTCCTCAGGACATGGTGTATCATCCTGTCTTGGATGAAGCGGTCTGGAACAATCCTTTCCTCAGAAGGCTTCAGGACAAGGCTGCCGTTCACATTGCAGATCAAGGAGATGGCAACCATTTTGCCTTTCTTGGTGAAATGAAATGCACACCCGAGTTGCTTTCGACACTTCAAGAGAATGGTCAGAGTAAACTGGCTGATAACCTCTCCAAGTATGAATCTATGAAAGTACTCGTGACTCATCATGGCTCCAGAAGCCTCGGAGCCACTGTATATACCCGAGGTCTGGAAGCTGCGGTGAAACACACAAGAAAGTTCGCGAAAGGCATCCCAGAAGAAGCCGCGTGGGTCTCCATGAATACGAGAGAGGGTCAAGAGTATTGGGATGCCCTCCAGTATCTATCAAGATGGACCAAGGCGAATCACGAGACCATTCATCACCTGTTTCTGAAAAGTATCAGTTCTGAGCTGATCGACTCTGTAGGTAATGAGCACAACTTCGTGTGGCGGGAAGATGATCTCTACCTCCATGGTAAAGGAGCCACCCCAGCTTGGTCCAGTAGTGATGAGCATCCCCTGCTCGGACTTATTCCCATGAGTATGTCCTCACCCATTTTGCTGACCTTGGGAGCCAATAATCAGGATTATCTATCCTTCTCACCTCACGGTGCTGGCAGAAACCTCTCTAGAAGAGGCCTACTGCGTAGGTATGAGAGGAAAAGGCAAGGCGTCGATACGGAGAGAATGAAAGCGGACATAGCATCAGCCACCCACAGCATCGATGCCCGGTGGTACCTCGGCTTGCCCGATATCACAGAGACACCCCTCGCCTACAAAGATCCGGCCCAGATCAAAGCCATGATGAGCAAGTATGGTCTGGCTAACGTCATTGCCGAAATCACGCCCCTGGGATCGATCATGGCTGGACGTTCACCAAAATTCGAAAAGGAACTCACCCCGAAACAGCTACGCCAAATGCAACATCGTGCCGACCGACGCAAAGCCCGACAACGCAACTGGCAGGACGAGATGTGACATTATTACACGTCATAATGTCGCAGCGACCCATATTTGTCACACCTAGAAGCTAGGTGTCATTTTTGATTCATTCTAATTTTCCTTATAAACAAGGGATTTTGAGAGCAAAACCGCAACCTTCCACTATTGGCATTCAAGCTGCATCTATGTTTTCAGAATCAGAACATTCTAAATACGAAATCAATAAAACCATGAGAACAGTATCACCATTCGATCAAAGCTTTTTCAATAGCATCAACAGCATCCTCAATGATGCCTTCGGAGAATTCAACCTGACTCCTGTGCAGGAAGATTACCAGATATTCTCCACTCCAGAGGGGTGGAGTATCCGCACCGATCTTCCAGGCTTCGAGAAGTCCGAGCTCTCCCTCCATTTCGAGGACAACGCGCTCCACCTCAGGGCGGAGAAAGCTCCAGAAGCTGAGAGCAAGCGCCCGGCTGTGGAGCATCGATTTGCCCTGGGCGAGGAAGTCGACACTCAGGGAATCTCCGCGAAGTTAGAAAACGGAGTTCTGGAAATCACCTTGCCACGTAAAGAAGCCGAGAACCTCAGCAAGCAAATCGAAATCCTTTAATACCAACTAACTATCAAACTTAAACTTTAAGAAAAATCATGAGCAACGAAGAGATCACCAACAAGCAAGAGTCCGTGGATACTGCATGCAGCAACACTCAGTGCTGTGAGCTTGAAAAAAGCCACCAGTCAGTACCGAGCATCACTCAACGCGCTCAGTTCCATATCAACGAGAATGAAACGGGACTGGCCCTTGAAGTGGATCTCCCCGGGGCCTCCAAGGAATCCGTGAAGATCACCTCTGAGAACAACCAGCTCAGTATCACTGCTGAGAGGAATCCATCCTACCCTGAGGACTGGCAGCTTCTTAACGACAGTGCTAGGGCTACCCAGTACAGACTGAAGCTCAATCTCAGTGACAAACTGAATCTCGCTGCCACCAAGGCAACCTTCCAAAATGGAGTCCTCCTTATGGAGATTCCCCGACGAGAAGAAACCTTGCCGCGCGAAATCGACATCCTGAACTAATATCACTTTTTCATAGTAGGTGTGATGGGGGCCGGGTGTAAGGGTTTTCGCCCGGCCAGATTTCCCACATTCTCTCACGAGGATGTGGGAAACTTTTCTTTACCCGACCGCAGAGACACACCACTTTATCCCCGCACCGGAAACACAGGATCTTCCCTACTGCAAAGAAAAGTTCTGTTCATTCCGCCTCAAACGCGCCACACACCCGCTCAACAAGCACTCATCCTAGACCATTACAAACCAATGGAAGCTGTAGAAGAATTTACCAAAATCGAATCCATTTTCGTACGCCACCGCAATGCGCTGCTGGTGCGTGGTCAGTTTACCCCAATTTTTACCGACTATTACCTGCACCTGATGGATCTGAAGCTACGTCACAAGGAAGACCTTGATCAAAAGCTCAAGGACCTCTTGGCTCTGCTGACCCTGCATATGACTGCTCGCCCATGGGCAGAGACCATTGCTTGGACGGTCAATCTGCGTGCTCCTCGCGTAAATTTCTTTGTCACCGGTGGCTCAACCCAGGAGAACATCACAGGCAACCTCTTCACCGAAAACATCAAGGAAGCCGACAGAAACATTCTCTATTCCCAGACCATCGTCCCTAGCTCAGAAGGCCGCAAATCCACTGTCGAGCTGGATAGCAATGACCCGTTCGAGTGGCTAGAAACCTACTACACTCAGAGTGAGCAGCGACCAGCCCGCGCATTCCAGCTTAAGGATGAAAACTACGCCATTATCGCAGCACAACCTGATTGTGATTACGAATGGCTGGAATCCCTCAATGCCGAAGATGTGGAAAAAATAATGGAAACCGAGGAAACCAAAGTACTGGAGACTCGCAAGTTCCGCTTCTTCTGCGGTTGTAGTGTAGAGAAAATCCTCCCAGCATTAGCCGCCTATAAAAACAACAAAGAAGCCCTCTTCCACGGAGATCCGGCTATCGAGGTAAGCTGCCCACGTTGTGCAGCCAAATACATCGTTACCCCAGACATGCTTTAAACTATCACCCCACTCCCTCGGTCTAGCAGGGAGATACAAAAAATGAAACAGATTGCTGAAACATTCGCACAATACGTTCTACCAACCTACGGTAGATTTCCACTGATTCCAGAAAAGGGCAAAGGCTCCTATCTCTGGGACTCTGAAGGAAATAAATATCTCGATTTCTGCACTGGCATCGCCGTGTGCTCCATCGGCCATTGCCACCCACGCCAGGTGGAAGCCATCCAGAAGCAGGCTGCCAACTTACTTCACTGCTCTAACCTCTATCAGATTCCGCAGCAGGCGGAACTGGCTAAAGTTATTGTTGAGGATTTCGTCAAACTTCCCGGGAAGATCTTCTTCTCCAATTCAGGCGCTGAATCCAATGAGGGGCTAATCAAGCTTGCACGCAGATTTGGCAATGCTTTCCCCGCTGAGGATGGCAGCCCAAGACATGAGATCATCACCTTTGGAAAATCATTCCACGGTAGAACAATGGCTACACTGACAGCTACAGGTCAGGAGGCCATTCAAGAAAACTTCTTCCCTCTCGTTCCAGGAGCCAAATACGCGATCTACAACGATCTTGAGTCTGTAGAGAAAGCCATTACGCCACACACGGCGGCCATCATGCTGGAACCGATTCAAGGTGAAGGCGGCATCTTTGCAGCCACCCCGGAATTCCTGAGAGGTCTCAAAACATTGTGCGACAAACATAATCTCCTCCTATTCTTCGATGAGATTCAAGCTGGCTTTGGAAGAACAGGAGAGACCATGGCGTGGCGCTCCATAGCACCAGAGATTGAGCCAGACGGCATCTCCTGGGCAAAAGGCCTCGGTGGCGGCTTCCCAATCGGCGCTTTCTGGTCATCCGATCGCAAGGTCACCGGTTCTGACGTCAGTATCTCTTCTCTGCTCGGTCCTAAATCACACGGCACTACCTACGGCGGCAACCCTCTGGCCAGCACCGCAGCACTTGCCGTACTCAACGAGATCAAGGATGCTGAACTCTGTAAGAATGCTACACAGCGTGAGGCTCAGATCCGCACAGAGGTAGCTGGCTGGGTCATGCCATGCCTCAAAGAACTCAGAGGCAAAGGCCTCATGCTGGGCTTTGGCCTGCATGCAGACCAGATGAACATCCCTGAAGGATCCACCGCA
Above is a genomic segment from Rubritalea squalenifaciens DSM 18772 containing:
- a CDS encoding RtcB family protein, translated to MITKQTLINAGWADTAELDSVHQHALDLINEKQITDEKYLLKLLKKKFPDTHGALTMRSSPAPLAIAVEADSKEAEKNLAKAISQMTELLKCPVVKAGALMPDACPSGNEAASFPVGGAIAVENAIIPAAHSSDICCSLHASFFHSSLPVQELMDHLSRSTRFGPGGRAPQDMVYHPVLDEAVWNNPFLRRLQDKAAVHIADQGDGNHFAFLGEMKCTPELLSTLQENGQSKLADNLSKYESMKVLVTHHGSRSLGATVYTRGLEAAVKHTRKFAKGIPEEAAWVSMNTREGQEYWDALQYLSRWTKANHETIHHLFLKSISSELIDSVGNEHNFVWREDDLYLHGKGATPAWSSSDEHPLLGLIPMSMSSPILLTLGANNQDYLSFSPHGAGRNLSRRGLLRRYERKRQGVDTERMKADIASATHSIDARWYLGLPDITETPLAYKDPAQIKAMMSKYGLANVIAEITPLGSIMAGRSPKFEKELTPKQLRQMQHRADRRKARQRNWQDEM
- a CDS encoding Hsp20/alpha crystallin family protein; its protein translation is MRTVSPFDQSFFNSINSILNDAFGEFNLTPVQEDYQIFSTPEGWSIRTDLPGFEKSELSLHFEDNALHLRAEKAPEAESKRPAVEHRFALGEEVDTQGISAKLENGVLEITLPRKEAENLSKQIEIL
- a CDS encoding Hsp20/alpha crystallin family protein: MSNEEITNKQESVDTACSNTQCCELEKSHQSVPSITQRAQFHINENETGLALEVDLPGASKESVKITSENNQLSITAERNPSYPEDWQLLNDSARATQYRLKLNLSDKLNLAATKATFQNGVLLMEIPRREETLPREIDILN
- a CDS encoding Hsp33 family molecular chaperone HslO, giving the protein MEAVEEFTKIESIFVRHRNALLVRGQFTPIFTDYYLHLMDLKLRHKEDLDQKLKDLLALLTLHMTARPWAETIAWTVNLRAPRVNFFVTGGSTQENITGNLFTENIKEADRNILYSQTIVPSSEGRKSTVELDSNDPFEWLETYYTQSEQRPARAFQLKDENYAIIAAQPDCDYEWLESLNAEDVEKIMETEETKVLETRKFRFFCGCSVEKILPALAAYKNNKEALFHGDPAIEVSCPRCAAKYIVTPDML
- a CDS encoding aspartate aminotransferase family protein, producing the protein MKQIAETFAQYVLPTYGRFPLIPEKGKGSYLWDSEGNKYLDFCTGIAVCSIGHCHPRQVEAIQKQAANLLHCSNLYQIPQQAELAKVIVEDFVKLPGKIFFSNSGAESNEGLIKLARRFGNAFPAEDGSPRHEIITFGKSFHGRTMATLTATGQEAIQENFFPLVPGAKYAIYNDLESVEKAITPHTAAIMLEPIQGEGGIFAATPEFLRGLKTLCDKHNLLLFFDEIQAGFGRTGETMAWRSIAPEIEPDGISWAKGLGGGFPIGAFWSSDRKVTGSDVSISSLLGPKSHGTTYGGNPLASTAALAVLNEIKDAELCKNATQREAQIRTEVAGWVMPCLKELRGKGLMLGFGLHADQMNIPEGSTAALHIVNTLMSKGILTVPAGAETVRWLPPLNVSEDEVFEALQTMKEVLQNA